In the Gymnogyps californianus isolate 813 chromosome 3, ASM1813914v2, whole genome shotgun sequence genome, one interval contains:
- the LOC127015313 gene encoding gallinacin-11-like, producing MKFFSCLMALLLFLLLAVPGLSLPKDTLRCVGYHGFCFHSKSCPEPFAAFGTCFRRQKTCCIDTTSNFHTCQDEGGHCVPPEIKCLQEQVGLCPHREWKCCTEV from the exons ATGAAGTTCTTCTCCTGCCTCATggctcttctccttttcctcctcctggctgtTCCAG GTCTCAGCTTGCCCAAAGACACCTTACGTTGTGTTGGATACCATGGTTTCTGCTTCCATTCAAAATCCTGCCCAGAGCCATTTGCCGCGTTTGGAACTTGCTTTCGGCGTCAGAAAACCTGCTGCATAG ACACGACATCAAACTTCCATACTTGTCAAGACGAGGGGGGTCATTGTGTACCTCCAGAAATCAAATGTCTGCAAGAACAAGTGGGACTTTGCCCTCACAGAGAATGGAAGTGCTGCACAGAAGTGTAA